Part of the Arachis hypogaea cultivar Tifrunner chromosome 6, arahy.Tifrunner.gnm2.J5K5, whole genome shotgun sequence genome, CTAATgtaattgtatataaatatatatagggtttaatttattttcaatgtatatttatattgcaacatatattttatactagtaggTGATTTTGGTGTAAACATAGCATGGTTGATCACTTGATCATAACATGTGAGGCTCGCCATTGCTCAATATAATATCACATGATATGTTGGGATATCAATCGACATAACACATCAACAAATCAATAATAGATGATCAGCCCTAAAACTAACATAAATCTATAAAAGTTTTAGAATTATACTAACTGATAGATTTGAAATTTCtgacattaaaataaaatatacttgCAATTTTAAGGAACAAATTGAACATGTATTCGACTTTGTTATCGGCAAAACCAATAAGAATTAACTGCAACAAATAACAAAATCTACTAAGTATCCTACTAGTTAGTTTCCTTTGTGACAAGTTGCATCATATCTTAGAGCACTAGAGAAATCAAATTGGGATCATCCTACAACATATCACTAATTTGCCACACTGATTTTCATTTTTCCAATGATTTTAACATAAATACCTGAGGAGAAGGATAGATAGTGAATCCAAGTTTAGATTTCTTTCCATAATCCACAGATAATCGTTCCAAAAGCAACGATCCAAGACCAGAGCCAGTGCCTCCACCAACAGCATTAAAAACCAAGAATCCTTGCAAACCGGTGCAATTATCCGCCAATTTTCTAACTCGATCGAGGCATAGCTCGATAATCTCTCTTCCAACTGCACCATCATAGATACACATAACATTGAAACAAAGCAGCCAATTTGTTTTAGTCCTCTGCATTAGCAAATTGACATACCAGTGTAATGTCCTCTGGCAAAATTGTTAGCAGCATCTTCTTTGCCAGATATTAATTGCTCAGGGTGGAAGAGTTGTCTGTAATGACCAGTTCTTACTTCATCAATCACACTAGGCTCTAAGTCGACGAATATAGCCCTCGGCACGTGCTTTCCTGATCCCGTCTCGCTGAAGAACGTGTTAAAAGAATCTGTCGCCACACCAAGCGAGGTATCACTGCAAGCAGATAAAGTTCACTCAACACAATTGATGGAACAATTATAAGTGAAAGTTGAAAGATTAAAATCATGATATTCCTGAATTACACTTGATGATTCACTTAACAAACCTTTGCCCCAAACACTTGGTTCTGTTAACATGATCCAAATAAACTAATTCTATAATGCAAAGTTCATATAAACATTGATCATATAGCTAGACACTGttgattaaaaaaaaggaaaagagaagagaacCTTGGCATCATGCCATCAGGTTGAATTTCATGCTCAAGGCAATAGAGCTCCCAACATGAATTCCCAACCTGAATTCCAGCTTGTCCAATATGAATACTTATTACCTCTCTCATCTTGTTCTGCTTTCTCACTCCTTCTTTCTAGTTTCTACAATTTTATGCAAATAAAACATtcgaagaaagaagagagagcagAATAGAGAGTAGACTCTCTTGGTATTTTAATTGATTTGTTGAAGGTTCATAAAGAAACACATCATTGAAGGGAAGGCCGAAGAGCCACGTGTCAAAAAATTAACGTACGATGCAGTTCATTTTtcgatatttcttttttttttttttcacatgtaACGAACTGTAAATTTAGATAATCTAAAAATAACAGCTAAGCAAAAAATCTAAATCACACTGATTGTTgttttatattatcttataatGCCTTCTTTTAACTCTCCAAACCTTCTAGGTCATTTCATAATATTATTTCTTATCattttaactatatttttaaatactattaaaattttataatttttctcattttttattagtttatccAATGCCCCCTGGATACTAATTATCAGCATTTTGTTAGGTAAAAGAGGAGCAATAATTTATATCGCTCTTCTCTTGGTCAAGGGACCCACTTCTTTTGGTCGGTTTTCAACGTATATCACTCTTCACTAGAGTAATTTCTTTCTTCAATAGTTCAATTCATGACTCGTTTCCATCCTTCGGGACTCGTCACACAGCAATACAGCTGTTCAACTCACTGTCTTtgtcttctcttctcttccacAACTGTATCTATCTGTATAATTACGACTTCTCTTCAAGATATTTTTGTTGTATAATCAATGCaatagatttttttattgttcATTTCGTCATAGGCAGGATGATTCCTATCATTTATTAGATTAGGATTAAAAAATACGCAGTGCAGGgtataataaattgaattgaattacttGTTGGTGATATAGCCACTAACCAATTCTTACGTGTGTGCTTATGCTTGGAGAGAGTTGTACTTACATGGAACATTACATTATTAACCCTCTAGTCCTCTTGCTCCTGCATAAATAAGTAATAACCAAAATTCAATCATAAGAAAATCAATTATAGGCTGTCTGACAGTGGGAAGTCCCCTTCTTGTTCACCAGAAGTTACTTTTGTTACAATATCAATATTCTTGTTTGctgtttcttttctgttttgtcaTGGAAACCGAAAGGTTCTTGCACATTCAATTCTCTATTTCTAGTTTTCTACTAGTGTGTTTATATTTTGTCATTTATCTTTTGGAAGCTATTTGTtgaaaattgaaatcaaaatcTTTAAGGGGCCACACATGGTCAGTCTGAGCTGAGTCCCTTAATTGAGATGCTTTCATAAGTAGCACTATATAAGTAAAATTGAGTTGTATCTTTTACCCCGAGAGCCATTTTATATAAAATGTCATCCATAATATCATACCAATAGTTTTGAGGACActtgaaatttttcaaagattatcatatcaaaaatcaaaatgcaacatggATCTATCATCAGATGAAATAGCGCTGCAAGCACACCATGAAGGCCCAAGCGTGAGAAGAAAACTTTATTCACAACAAAGGACTGCTATATGAATGCAGAAACCAGCTCCACTATAATCATTTGATTGTAGCCTTATGTCATTGATTCCCCAACGAGTGACAGCTGCGCCAGTATATAAGAGCTTCTGTATCAGCAGCGTCTAGAAGAAACGTATCTCTAGCCTCTCAACCAAGTGTTTCTGTAAGAGGAGTTGTCACGCAGAGAGGCATCGTGGGGCTTGTACTCCATAACATATCCATGGGGAAGCTTTAAATGACGCTTTATTGAATCTCTCAGACCCATTATAGCCTGAGATGAAAAATCCAGGTCATCGAATAATGAATTTAGCACATATGCTAGCAAAATTGTAAGTACGAATGTAAATGTGTACATACACCTTCAGAAAATGATATGCCAACCTGATTATCGGAAGCATTGCGATTCCAGACACTCACTATGTCTTCGTTGAAACGAATGCTTAGTACTGCACCACAAATGTCATCTCCATAATCTAGTTGGTCACCCACTAAGGCAAGAACCTGTACTCAAGCCATTTTAACAAACTTCAACTTCAGCAATTACAGGCAATCTTTAACTATATAGATCCTGGAACAATATTCACTCAGCAGAAGAGACTAAATTGGCCTTTATATACAAAAAGTACAAAGGAATGTAGATTTCAGGGATAACAGTAGATGGTAGAACTTTTACCTCAATAAAGCTCAGCAAAATGTTTCATTCAGAGAAATACAAAGCATCTCATTTATTAGATTGCCATTACATCGTTTTTGGTTCAGTCTCAATATTTACTATTATCCACCTATGCATTTAACACCATCTTGCATACATGAAGTCTAATAAGGGTTTATGATGAACTATTGCTCATTCAAAAGTATAATATAAATGAAGATAGTGCCTAGCCACCTAATACATTAGTAAAGCAATTTAAATATGAAACAGGGTACACAGGAGGCGGGTTATAGAGAACATCGATTAAGAATCTGTTCACTTCTAGACCAATTAAAACTTTCATAACATTGAGCTATAATGGTCCTCCTTAGTGGTGGAAGAAGATATACTTTAAAATGACTAGGTGTTTGCAAGTTAAACTAATCCATCCAGACACAAGGAACTTGATTATCCATCGTGCAGCAATTTATTAAATCATCTTCATGTAAACATGATTCTGGAAACAATCTGGACTCAAATCATCTTCATGTAAACATGATTCTGGAAGCAATCTGGACTCATTCTTTCTGACTCAAGTTACGTAGGACACAGTAACTTTCTTTGATTGAAAATTACAAAAGCTAATTAGTTTGTGTTATATAGGAAGTGGAAATTTTTaagatgtgtttttttttttgtgggggAGGGAGGAATCTGAGGGGTGCCCAGGAAAAAGCTTAAAACCAAGGAACCCCCCAAACCACAGGCTATTTTCAGAGAATGCTTCTTATGGTCTAAAACTCAACAACTTAACTCCATAGGTTACCAAATTGTGCAGTCAAGTACTCCATATGCACAGTTTGAGTTAAAGGAGTCATGTGCTGAGTTTAAAAATTGATCCACAGGTAGACTACAAAAAATGCACCTAGAAGATTCAGAGATTGAGAAAATTTACCACAAAAAGAGAAATGACAAAAAATCCCCAAAAGATAGTATTAGTTTGACAAATTTCAACATGATTTTTTTCCAAGTATAACTAGAAAAATGagaattttttttctatcattaaatttggtaattttaagcCATGTGAACCCTTTTTTGGTGACTTTATTCTATACTAAttaccaaaaaatttaaaaaaatggaaaggcTGTTTAAAGATCAAACTTTGCATTGATTTTTTGCATACACCTTCTGAATAATGATCCCAAGTGCTCCCACAAAAAGTTGGATTAAATACACAAGTCATTTGCCACTTATAGAAAacgataatattttttgttatttttatcgaTCTACTATCTTTTGGGTTCTTTTTTGTCATTTTCATCTTTTGCAGTTATTTTTTGTCAAGGTCTTGCTAACAAGTGTCCTAAAGGCATTATTTAAAGATAGTACAATTAGAAAGTTACATAGAAAATGCAAATGAAATGTAAacattttaagctttttatgcATTAAATGCATTGGAAAAACCAAAactttacactttcattctcttaACAAACGCCCTTATGGCACTTCTAGCTTTTTCTTTCGAATCCATTTTAGCcaaaaattaatgataatttgCACAAATAAAAAGGATAGGTAAAGACAACAACAATAGAGTCTTTTCCTACTATATGGTGTTGGCTAATCAGATAAACTTCTTGTGTTCTATTAGCTACATCGGAAGAGCCCAAaagaaaaaaccaaagaaaaaaaaaagattgggaGTTACAGGGGAAGACGGCACATAGATACACATAAAGAgacttctaaaatattttttctaactcCATGTTTCATCAGATTCTGCTATGTCGAAACCTTTTCAACATGTAACGAAGGAACTGTAATTATGAAAATAACAGGGAACATAGAAATTAACAAACAAAGCAACTGAtggaaaaatatcaaatatttaaaaaatacaaaatcaaaaACTAAACATCCAATGTACATATGACAATTCAATTATCAAGATTTAGCTGACCACTTAACACCAGCAAATTAAACTATTGAATTGCAGTTATCCATACAACAAAAGAGAAAACTTAGTTATAAACATTGCCAAGACATACACACCGTCAGTGTCAGTCACACACAAACTGAAAACGAAATATGGCCAATACATTTCCTAAGAAGCGAAGAGTTTTTTACATACCAGGTCTTCCCAAAACCGGCctgagacaaccttattgaatcGAATAATCCACTTACCACCATTGCAGTTAGCAGAATCCTAAAAGAAGAAACAAGAATTATGCACTGTGTTCATCCAATCCCACGCAAAATCCATATAGAATGTGAAACAGATTAAAAGGGTACCTCCCACAAAGGGCGAATTCCTTCCTTAAAAAGGTGCAAATCAGTGGGAACTAGCAAGGAAGAAGGGCGAGAAAGATGGCAATAGCAGACCCAAAATCCTTCAACCTATTCAAGCGTAAGAACAAAGTAATAACACTAATTATAAAAaggatttaattttgaaactacATCACAACATCAATAGCATGCCACAGTATCCTTTCACAAAGCAAAACTCATtacaaaaattcatatttcatttTCAAGCATAGCGTACAATcagatatatatataaggaagATGGAAATCCTTACGGTACTGAAATGGACAATTTTCTTGATGCTGTCCTCGTACGAATCTGAGGTGTGGTTTCGAACTCCAGGTGTTCTACGAGTGTACCAAAGTACGAATTTGTTCTGCGTCATCGAAATTAGGAATTCAATCAGGAACGCAAACTAAAGTAAATAGATCAATGGAAATGTGAAATTGGATGAGTAGAGCGAGATAGAGGAACCTTGAGGGGGTGAAGAGCAGCCTTAGCGTTGTTGGTGGTGTCCAATTCCTTCTTCTCCATTCCCAAATCCAAAACCCTAGCTTTCACCCTTCCCGTTAGTTTCTTACCTATCGCACTACTCTGCTATTGCCTGTTATCCGCGTCCCAGTCGGAAATAATTTGGTTCCACTTGACTATATAAAGGTGGGAAGCTCCTCAACAGTAAACAAGTCAAGGCGCAATCGGTATTGCCTCTGACAGGGATGCATACACAACATGTGACCAGCTGACTTAAagattgttttgtttttatttgttttgtagCCGAATTAAGGCTTTTTTGAAATTCAGTATGTCTTGGTACACCACAAAAACATTTCAAATTTTTTGTTGCTaacaaaaatatctctaaattttgttatactttttaattttgaaataaaatgacAATGATGTAGGCCGTTTGGAAAACTTTAGaagtactttttttatttttgacttatgaaaagtagtagtattaatgtctggtgtaattttcaaaactaaattgcaacattttaagaagctatttaggagcttataaagaagttaaaaaaatgacttctcttataatacttctacttttcatcacatttttataaaataaacacttttagagttaaaattccaaacacaaaataacttatttataagttacttttaacagagtcaTTAATTGTTTAGgttattttatcaaaatgagcttaattaagttggttaccCAAACTGGGCCGTAATCCACTGTACCTAATGGATTCAGTATTCAAAGTTTATGAAATGGAGTTGCTTCCTATACTAGACCAGAAGATGTGGGCCATGTAAAATTCTACAAGGCTCAAGTTGAATTCATCTATGTGTAGAAAAGAGAAAGGACGATCAGTATCGATAAGACTGCGTAATGAGATAGACGCTATTGAGAGATTTGAGAAAAGTGTTGTCTTTGTCTCATATGAGGCGAGAATATCCTAATGCTCTGACATCATATTAGTAATATAGTACTTTAATAAAAAGTAGTCTTATTTCAAGTCAACTTCAAAAAATCTATGTAATTTTAACATTTGTGTCTAAGTCTTTCATCATTTGAATAAAGTTTGCTTCCATTTACTTGTTAAGTTTTCATGTTTTCAAATATAGTATTCGGATAAATAATATAACATACATAGCAACCATAAGCAACTACTACATAATTCAGCTAGTAACAAGAGTTCTAAAGGCGATAAGTACTAAAAAACAAATAGCAGTACACGATATAAAGCACTATAAAGAGTTACAGTGAAGGATCTACGACTGTTCAGGGTGGTGATCAAGCTGGTGGCGATCAAGCTGGTGGCCCGTCCCATATGCAGGTGGACGTGTGTGTCGTTGAGGTCAAGTGGGTCGAGGACAAATCACAAGCTAGTGCTATGAAGGGTGAAAGAATGACTGATATCCTGATGGCGGGAGTGACTGGTAACGTGCTCTTGTAAGTGGCACAGGAGGATATACTGGAGCCGCTTGTATAGCCTCACACGTCGGGAATCCTTGAGTATAGTCCCACAGTGCAAGAGTCTGCTGCTGAATGACAAGACTCGCCATATGCCCAGGTCGATATGTGAGTGCTCTAGATGTGGAAGGCTCTTCTCCCTGATGGACCAACATATATCTTCTACCATGATATCTACTTGTGAAGTTGTCCATGATATCTGACACTGCACACATGAGGTCATACAACTCATCGAAGTCAATCTGAAACATGATATCTTGGTTTTAATCTTGTTGTCCTATTGTGAATGATGGATCATGCTACTGGTGCTCCTGAGCATGGACCTAACATGAAGTTCCTAGCAATCTCCGCCTCATGCCCAAGAAAGAATCTCGGTGATGGGACATCCTGCTGGGTAGTAATCGGAGGACCCTCTAGGATTTCCTCCTAGCGTGCATATCTGACAAATGAATATTCTGCTGGGATGGCACCCTTCCATGAGCCCAGGCCTTCCAGGCTTGCCTATGGATATCATCTCTAACGTGTCTCCTAGCCCGTTGCCTACGATTTGGAGCATCTGGTGGAAGGTCTAACACATCCCGCTGTTCCAAGGCCATCGGGGGAATATTGACTGGTGGGGCCGCAACCCTCAGATCAGCCAATACCTCATCACTAGAGAGAAAACAAACATTGTACACTCCCTGCCACCACAACAAATAATCATGCGTGAGTCAAGTATCTGGGTCACCCTCAATGGTGACCATCCTATGTTGATGGCCACGCTCCTTCCACATATCATACCAATCATGGTGTCGATCAGGCCACCAGACATCGTCAGCCTGGGTCGTCCTGAATAAGAACTCATCCACATTGACCGAGTCCTCTGGCCGATGCTGCTGACCGCCAAGCTATCTCTTTACCTTGTCTATATGATGGAACTCCACAAAATGAAAGCACAATAGCGGCACCACAGATCTCCATGTATGAATCTCGTAGGCACTCCTAATCCAGTCAGGCGTTATCTGCTGTAGATAGGGATCATCATACGGTGTCCACTGGAACTGAAAACACGTCTAATATTATATTTAGCACTAGAAGAGTAATTTGTGTATAACGTATGAAGATTCCAAATGTCGTATCTCGTCGAATCTCGACACATCCATCCTGCGTTGCAATCTAAAGCCTATGTCATTATGGTGGTTCTAAATCTGCTGTCCAAGTCCTACCAAcctaataattgaaaaaaattacaattagTATTTAATATTACACATTCTTATTTTTAcagcaaaaatattaaataattacctCAAAGCAAGAATAAATCTGAGAATATCGTATCTGACAGGAAAGAAAATTGGAATCTTGTAACGCCACCAACAATGTTCGTCGTATCACGCCGGAAAGCACTGCAGTGAATGATAGGTGTACGACAGCAGCACAGAGTCCCATGACAGCCATCTGCATCTATCAAAGTCCTCTAGAAGTGGTAGCCATCTGAGGGGAATAAGGTTGGCTGACTTGTCTATAAACAAGTATCCCCCGATCAACATAAGTAACATCTGGTATATTGGCAGAGAGTAACCTCATCAGCCCCTAGTGGAATGTGGGCCACCCTATTCTTGATACAAGTCATCTTCAGCCCAAAATTCTGCTTTCTATCCTCGGGCTAGGGTGGAGGCCTATCACCGAGCAAATCTCCCACTGCCATGTGGAGTGCCCATGAAACTGCTGAAAATTTCTAGTGCAGCTGCCTATTGGGTCACTATCTGTGCACAATTCAAGATGGTATGCCACATCCTAGTGTGTGATGGTGACCTCGCCCAACAGAAGATGAAAAGTATGGGTCTTTATTCTCCACCGCTCCACAAATGCAGATAATAAGGTATTGTTAAAGATTAAATCCCTTAGCTCTACTGTATGTACCTTCCTGATATAAGATAGTAGCACCTCATGCGGCGAGAGCCCCAAAGTCACACGACGTGCCAAGAGCAACCGAGGTGACTGTACAACTACTATTCATTAGTCTTTTAAAACTTATTGCCTATTGCATTTAATATTGCTTTACAATAAAATACTTACGAttataacttaattaaatttaattaaataatttaatgcaTACAAATATTACTGTAGATAAGAGAATGTATTATTTACTTAATAATATAATGTAATTAAATTTAAGCATGAATCATTAACTAATTTAATGCACAAGAGAATATATTATTCAATTaagaataacaaataaaaattgtaATTATTTCATAATGAACTAACAcgacaaataaaaattatttcatatcattaactaatttaatgcacaagagaatatattatttaattgagaataataaataaaaattataattatttcatAATAAACTAACAtgacaaataaaaattatttcatatatATCTAATCAAATTCTAATATTATACTCTTCCAACAAATCTCATCTAAGTAAATACTAAAcatctaattaactaattaactaaaaactaaataaCAAAAACGTATTaactaattaactattaaaaataaCAGATATATAAACTGATCTCAAAATCCAATACTCCGGCCACATGCCAGGTTGCATTCAGTATGTTAATGTGGGATAAAGCAATGGATCTCGGCTACACACGCATTATATAATGTTCGAATGCATCTCGAGTATTGCGCCCACTTTTCCACTAAGCCCGTATCTCGGGTATACAGTACTCGATCGCTGCATTTTGAATGTATCTCGGTAGTACCCAGGTTATGCTTTGCTATGTTATTTCATATCCAGGGTACAATGTATTCAGAATGTGTGTTTAAGGTGCTTTTGGACACTGTATCCAGAATATGACTGACACTACAagatttttatttgtttgtggTAGTTTTTTAATGGGAGTTACTAAAAACCtccataatatattttatttgtgacAAATTATAAAACCTccctaaataattaacaaaaactcCCACTACTCTCAATccaatcaattatcaaaaaagTCCAACCCAAAACAAATATTCACTTAGCCCATatccaaccaaaaaaaaaaatcaaaatagagcTTCGAAAGAGAGGATGAACGAGAGTGAGATCTCTCTGAAACCCTAGAATCTCAAAGTCATTGCCACCGGATAATGATTCCATTCAGATCGTTGAGGGAGAGGACGAGAGCTTCAGTGATGATTCCATTCATATCATTGAGATAATGCttagatcttcttctttttcctcgtCTTCCACGACGGCTTCTTCCGTTGGTTCTACTTTTGCTCCGGTGGCTTGAAGCACTCAGCGCGCGGTTTCAGCGCGGATTTTCAGTGGCACTGGCTGAGGAAATCTAGAAGACGAGCGAGAGGGAGTCTCTGGAAGCTTCGATTGAAGCTGCGTTCGGAGCTATCAGATCTCGTGGAACTAATTCTCATGTCATTCCAAGTCATTCGGTGAGAATTTCTTCCTAATTTGTTCTTGTTTAGTTCGGGACTTAAATTTTCTCACTCACTTCCGTTCAGAATGTGTTCAGACAATCTCCGTGTTTGTGAGAAAGGAGAATTGAATTTGAGATCTCTATTAAGTCTAATTTGTGCCTAGTTCAGCTTCATACGAATACTTTCTCACTTGCTTCTATGATTTCAATTATTCTAGATTGCTATTTCTGCACCT contains:
- the LOC112696983 gene encoding eukaryotic translation initiation factor NCBP isoform X1 gives rise to the protein MEKKELDTTNNAKAALHPLKNKFVLWYTRRTPGVRNHTSDSYEDSIKKIVHFSTVEGFWVCYCHLSRPSSLLVPTDLHLFKEGIRPLWEDSANCNGGKWIIRFNKVVSGRFWEDLVLALVGDQLDYGDDICGAVLSIRFNEDIVSVWNRNASDNQVGISFSEGAIMGLRDSIKRHLKLPHGYVMEYKPHDASLRDNSSYRNTWLRG
- the LOC112696983 gene encoding eukaryotic translation initiation factor NCBP isoform X3, coding for MEKKELDTTNNAKAALHPLKNKFVLWYTRRTPGVRNHTSDSYEDSIKKIVHFSTVEGFWVCYCHLSRPSSLLVPTDLHLFKEGIRPLWEVLALVGDQLDYGDDICGAVLSIRFNEDIVSVWNRNASDNQVGISFSEGAIMGLRDSIKRHLKLPHGYVMEYKPHDASLRDNSSYRNTWLRG
- the LOC112696983 gene encoding eukaryotic translation initiation factor NCBP isoform X2, with the protein product MEKKELDTTNNAKAALHPLKNKFVLWYTRRTPGVRNHTSDSYEDSIKKIVHFSTVEGFWVCYCHLSRPSSLLVPTDLHLFKEGIRPLWEDSANCNGGKWIIRFNKVVSGRFWEDLVLALVGDQLDYGDDICGAVLSIRFNEDIVSVWNRNASDNQAIMGLRDSIKRHLKLPHGYVMEYKPHDASLRDNSSYRNTWLRG
- the LOC112696983 gene encoding eukaryotic translation initiation factor NCBP isoform X4, with protein sequence MEKKELDTTNNAKAALHPLKNKFVLWYTRRTPGVRNHTSDSYEDSIKKIVHFSTVEGFWVCYCHLSRPSSLLVPTDLHLFKEGIRPLWEVLALVGDQLDYGDDICGAVLSIRFNEDIVSVWNRNASDNQAIMGLRDSIKRHLKLPHGYVMEYKPHDASLRDNSSYRNTWLRG